The proteins below are encoded in one region of Synergistaceae bacterium:
- the rplU gene encoding 50S ribosomal protein L21, giving the protein MYAVVETGGKQYRVQVGDVFRVERVEGEVGQEIVLDKVHMVGEENSTKFGTPLVEGASVKAEILSQARADKVLVFKFKSKKNERRLRGHRQYFTEIRVKGIDV; this is encoded by the coding sequence GTGTATGCCGTTGTAGAAACAGGCGGTAAACAATATCGTGTGCAGGTAGGCGATGTCTTTCGCGTGGAGCGCGTGGAGGGCGAAGTTGGGCAAGAGATAGTTCTTGACAAGGTCCACATGGTGGGGGAGGAAAACTCCACAAAGTTCGGAACGCCTCTAGTGGAGGGAGCCAGTGTGAAGGCAGAGATTCTTTCCCAAGCCCGCGCCGACAAGGTGTTGGTGTTCAAGTTTAAGAGCAAAAAGAACGAACGGCGTCTACGCGGACATCGCCAGTATTTCACCGAAATCCGTGTCAAGGGCATCGACGTCTAG
- a CDS encoding aminotransferase class V-fold PLP-dependent enzyme, translated as MDVYLNNAATTWPKPPGVAVAMADFLTRSGANLGRGSSSRRDLATLNMVLDCRIAISKLLGGYDDGNPQYVTFCSGVTEALNVTLKGFLRPLLADEARRKRGRIPRVLSTSMEHNAVVRPLRALEREGVSVVFLECGLEGALDSELLEKTLKGENGDFDLMVLSHASNVCGTVQPLEKIARLCRGAKLPLVVDTAQTAGLLPLSATELGVGALCFTGHKGLMGPQGIGGIVWNPEFASRVAPLVEGGTGSYSHVETQPLDMPDKFEAGTPNLPGIAGLCAALEWLDKQGIHAIAERENELGGRFLKELRETEGALLYGRPTMEGRLPVFSVNFLDPFGGFLDNGLLADRLLGLEGNGTEFYKSFETRPGLHCSPLAHRTLGTFPHGSLRISPGYGNKPEEIDALWEAMRSCIGKN; from the coding sequence ATGGATGTGTATTTAAACAACGCCGCGACGACGTGGCCTAAACCTCCTGGCGTAGCGGTTGCGATGGCGGATTTTCTGACGCGGTCGGGGGCGAATTTAGGCCGTGGAAGTTCCTCACGGAGGGATCTGGCCACTCTGAATATGGTCCTGGATTGCCGAATCGCAATTTCTAAGCTCCTGGGGGGTTACGACGACGGGAATCCCCAGTATGTGACATTTTGCTCCGGCGTCACAGAGGCTTTAAACGTGACGTTGAAGGGTTTTCTGCGCCCCCTGTTGGCCGACGAAGCAAGAAGGAAAAGGGGAAGAATCCCCAGGGTCCTCTCCACCTCCATGGAACACAACGCCGTCGTTCGCCCCCTGAGGGCTTTAGAAAGGGAAGGGGTATCGGTGGTCTTTCTAGAGTGCGGGCTGGAGGGAGCCTTGGACTCGGAGCTTTTGGAAAAGACCTTGAAGGGAGAAAATGGAGACTTTGACCTCATGGTTTTGAGTCACGCCAGCAACGTCTGTGGAACGGTGCAACCCCTAGAGAAAATCGCGAGGCTGTGCCGAGGGGCTAAATTACCTTTGGTGGTGGATACAGCCCAGACGGCAGGGCTTCTTCCCCTATCGGCCACGGAGCTGGGCGTCGGGGCCCTTTGCTTCACAGGACACAAGGGATTGATGGGTCCTCAAGGCATAGGGGGCATCGTCTGGAACCCCGAATTTGCCTCTCGGGTGGCTCCACTTGTGGAGGGGGGAACGGGAAGTTATTCTCATGTGGAGACCCAGCCCTTGGATATGCCGGACAAGTTCGAGGCCGGAACCCCGAATCTTCCGGGTATAGCGGGACTCTGCGCCGCGCTGGAGTGGCTGGATAAGCAAGGAATTCACGCGATAGCGGAGCGGGAAAACGAACTGGGAGGGCGTTTTTTGAAGGAATTAAGGGAAACAGAAGGAGCTTTGCTCTATGGCCGACCAACGATGGAGGGTCGTTTGCCGGTGTTTTCCGTGAATTTTTTAGATCCCTTTGGAGGTTTTCTGGACAACGGACTTTTGGCAGACCGGCTTTTGGGACTGGAGGGGAACGGAACGGAATTTTACAAGAGTTTTGAAACCCGTCCGGGTCTTCATTGCTCGCCTCTTGCCCATAGGACCCTGGGAACTTTTCCTCATGGCAGTCTGAGGATTTCGCCAGGATATGGGAATAAACCGGAGGAGATAGACGCTCTTTGGGAGGCCATGAGGAGTTGTATAGGCAAAAACTGA
- the nadD gene encoding nicotinate-nucleotide adenylyltransferase, translating to MDPVEGGQGLLAEKIGIMGGTFDPVHYGHLLAAEECRRELALDRIVFVPTGTPPHKRSRPITPSEDRYAMTLLATAGVREFFVSRTEIDRDRSSHALASHTVDTLKEFLERSIQPLELFFITGLDALLSIDTWKDYMRLPSLCTLVTATRPGYSVAGVGALPDVIRRGLKVVEIPQFAISSTEIRSRVREGRSIRFLVPHLVENYIESCGLYKGSEVPRV from the coding sequence ATGGACCCCGTAGAGGGAGGACAGGGGCTTTTGGCTGAGAAGATCGGAATTATGGGAGGAACTTTCGACCCCGTTCACTATGGCCATTTGTTGGCGGCGGAGGAGTGCCGGCGGGAGTTGGCGCTGGACCGGATTGTGTTCGTTCCCACAGGGACGCCCCCTCACAAAAGGAGCCGGCCTATCACGCCCTCGGAGGACCGTTACGCTATGACACTTCTGGCCACAGCCGGGGTGCGGGAGTTTTTCGTTTCCCGCACGGAAATTGATCGTGACCGTTCATCTCACGCGCTGGCGTCCCACACGGTAGACACGTTGAAGGAGTTCCTAGAAAGGAGCATTCAACCTCTCGAACTTTTTTTCATCACGGGATTGGACGCGCTTTTGAGCATCGACACGTGGAAGGATTACATGCGTTTGCCGTCTCTCTGTACGCTGGTGACGGCAACTCGACCGGGGTACTCCGTGGCGGGGGTGGGCGCTTTGCCTGACGTCATTCGCCGGGGCTTGAAGGTGGTGGAGATCCCACAGTTCGCCATTTCCAGCACCGAAATTCGTTCCCGCGTCCGTGAGGGGAGGAGCATCCGTTTCCTCGTTCCCCATTTGGTCGAAAATTACATCGAGAGCTGCGGACTTTATAAAGGATCGGAGGTGCCGCGGGTTTGA
- the truA gene encoding tRNA pseudouridine(38-40) synthase TruA, whose product MRYAAQVAYVGTNYAGWQRQPKALGVQQVIEEALGHLSSEPVKVTGAGRTDSGVHAVGQVVSFDLGKVWDPCRLMKAANFYLPSDVSLMRVREVSQDFHARHSALWREYRYFVWHDESCWPHLRNLVWWRKYCWDSEKVREACRILEGDHDFRAFCKTGECPENSVRTLSRVRYKKRGDLSLILVRAPSFLMNMVRIMVGNIDKVGRGEKPPTWLEGLLSGSGRDASAMTAPASGLYFWRAAYDEFTFVGRSGNAFP is encoded by the coding sequence TTGAGGTATGCGGCGCAGGTGGCTTACGTGGGAACGAATTACGCGGGATGGCAGCGTCAGCCCAAGGCCCTGGGGGTTCAGCAGGTGATAGAGGAGGCCCTTGGGCACCTTTCCTCCGAGCCGGTGAAGGTGACGGGGGCGGGGCGTACGGACAGCGGAGTTCACGCAGTGGGGCAGGTGGTGTCTTTCGACCTAGGTAAAGTCTGGGATCCTTGTAGGCTGATGAAGGCCGCGAATTTTTACCTGCCATCCGACGTGTCTTTAATGCGAGTTCGGGAAGTGTCTCAGGATTTTCACGCCAGACACAGTGCCCTTTGGAGGGAATATCGTTATTTTGTCTGGCACGACGAGAGTTGTTGGCCCCACCTCCGAAATTTGGTCTGGTGGCGGAAATATTGTTGGGACTCGGAAAAGGTGAGGGAAGCCTGCCGGATCCTAGAGGGGGATCATGATTTCCGAGCCTTCTGCAAGACAGGGGAGTGTCCGGAGAATAGCGTGCGCACATTGTCCCGCGTTCGTTATAAAAAAAGGGGCGATCTGTCTTTGATTCTGGTACGCGCGCCGTCTTTTTTGATGAATATGGTGCGTATCATGGTGGGAAATATCGATAAAGTCGGACGTGGAGAGAAGCCGCCGACCTGGCTCGAAGGGCTTTTGAGCGGGAGCGGGCGTGACGCTTCGGCGATGACGGCTCCGGCGAGCGGGCTTTATTTCTGGCGCGCCGCCTATGATGAATTTACTTTTGTCGGCCGATCGGGGAACGCGTTCCCTTAG
- the rpmA gene encoding 50S ribosomal protein L27: MNFKFDIQFFAHKKGQGSSTNGRDSNPKYRGIKTYAGTLVKAGNILVRQCGTKVHPGKNVGLGRDFTLFALTPGKVAFATRGDRKFVSIEPAELV, from the coding sequence GTGAATTTCAAGTTCGATATACAGTTTTTTGCCCACAAAAAAGGGCAGGGTAGCTCTACCAACGGCCGCGATAGCAACCCCAAGTACCGGGGCATTAAAACCTACGCGGGGACTCTCGTCAAGGCGGGCAATATTTTGGTCCGGCAGTGCGGGACGAAAGTTCACCCGGGCAAAAACGTGGGATTGGGGCGCGATTTTACGCTTTTTGCTTTGACGCCCGGTAAGGTGGCTTTCGCGACGCGAGGCGACCGTAAGTTTGTCTCTATCGAACCGGCTGAACTGGTGTAG
- a CDS encoding energy-coupling factor transporter transmembrane protein EcfT — MAFASIVMGQYVPVKSFVHSLDPRAKLLLLVVVLAATFPADDLPSLFFWGLAFWGAARLARLSLKMVLRSCRPVFFLVFFSFVFNLAAGLWDLGLWETSDVLGALQTGFIAAARLLLLVIFTVLLPLTTAPMELADGMESLLSPFQRFGFPAHEFAMMMNVALRFIPLLMEETDRIVKAQLSRGAQLDQGNAARRMIAFFPVIIPLFVIIFKRAEELALAMEARGYRGGEGRTRRRPLIWKKTDTGATIFVVLLAAFFAFLHAAGIQGALF; from the coding sequence TTGGCTTTCGCGTCCATTGTCATGGGACAATATGTTCCTGTGAAGTCTTTCGTGCATTCTCTCGACCCCAGGGCAAAGTTGCTGTTGCTGGTGGTGGTACTCGCGGCTACATTTCCCGCCGATGACCTTCCCTCGCTTTTCTTCTGGGGGCTGGCCTTTTGGGGCGCAGCGAGGTTGGCCAGGTTATCACTGAAGATGGTCCTTAGGTCGTGCCGTCCCGTCTTTTTTCTGGTGTTTTTTTCCTTTGTTTTCAACTTGGCGGCTGGTTTATGGGACTTAGGGCTATGGGAAACCTCCGACGTCTTGGGCGCGCTCCAGACGGGTTTTATCGCGGCCGCGCGTCTTTTGCTCCTGGTTATCTTCACTGTTTTGCTGCCTCTGACCACGGCGCCAATGGAACTGGCAGACGGTATGGAGTCCCTTCTGTCGCCTTTCCAGAGATTCGGCTTTCCCGCCCACGAGTTCGCAATGATGATGAACGTCGCCCTGCGTTTCATTCCTCTTTTGATGGAGGAGACCGACCGCATTGTAAAGGCGCAGCTTTCTCGGGGTGCTCAGCTGGACCAAGGCAACGCGGCGCGGCGAATGATAGCCTTCTTTCCCGTGATCATTCCTCTCTTCGTCATCATCTTCAAGCGCGCGGAGGAACTGGCTCTGGCTATGGAGGCTCGGGGCTACCGAGGAGGAGAGGGGCGCACGCGAAGGCGTCCCTTGATCTGGAAAAAAACAGACACTGGCGCTACAATTTTTGTCGTGCTTCTGGCGGCGTTTTTTGCTTTTCTCCACGCCGCGGGGATCCAAGGAGCGCTTTTTTGA
- a CDS encoding ribosomal-processing cysteine protease Prp: protein MTHVTLFWENQGLVGLESRGHSGQKPKGEDVVCAAVSTLVQALLVGLRDVAKASGDVVCEMNDSIPLIRVEWAKSRARELDLLTRTIALSLKEIASGYAGHVSVSEVHRS, encoded by the coding sequence GTGACGCACGTTACTTTGTTTTGGGAGAACCAGGGGCTCGTGGGTTTGGAATCCCGAGGTCACTCCGGGCAAAAGCCCAAAGGGGAGGACGTGGTCTGCGCGGCGGTTTCGACCCTGGTTCAGGCGCTTCTCGTGGGGCTCCGGGACGTGGCGAAGGCGTCGGGAGATGTGGTCTGCGAGATGAACGACTCCATACCTCTTATTCGTGTAGAGTGGGCGAAGAGCCGAGCGCGGGAACTGGATCTTTTGACGAGGACTATTGCGTTGTCCCTGAAGGAAATAGCGTCTGGCTATGCCGGACATGTGAGTGTTTCGGAGGTGCATAGATCGTGA
- the rsfS gene encoding ribosome silencing factor, which translates to MSTLAEYGYVCDALADKKGQEIVGLDLGEIGTLADVFILVTGNSEVHMKTLIEAAQEALERDGHAVRVEGVGSSNWCLLDAGNVAVHVFSRKGRDFYKLEKLWGDAEILSYEYKE; encoded by the coding sequence ATGAGTACGCTTGCGGAGTATGGCTATGTTTGTGATGCCTTGGCCGACAAAAAGGGACAGGAAATTGTCGGCCTCGACCTGGGAGAAATAGGAACTCTCGCGGACGTGTTTATTTTGGTGACGGGAAACTCCGAGGTGCACATGAAGACCTTGATTGAGGCGGCACAGGAGGCTCTGGAGCGGGATGGACACGCGGTGAGAGTCGAGGGAGTGGGCAGCTCCAACTGGTGTCTTTTAGACGCGGGCAACGTGGCTGTCCATGTCTTCAGCCGAAAGGGCCGCGATTTTTACAAACTGGAGAAACTCTGGGGCGATGCGGAGATTTTGAGCTACGAATATAAAGAGTAA
- a CDS encoding TrkH family potassium uptake protein: MRFKLVARVLSLISLIVSLSMIFPMIWAVIDHTEDFQAFALSLVCGIAFSFALFHAGAREADYEELGVREALAVVGLSWVIATAVGALPYVLTDVLPTYTDAFFETMSGFTTTGATVMIDIESAPRGLLFWRGMTQWLGGMGIIVLSLAILPFLGVGGVELYKLEAPGPMPEKLTPRMQQTALFLWGIYVLLTAVETVFLMFGGMSFFDALSHSFTTIATGGFSPRGASIAYYRSPYIEWVVTFFMFLGGVNFSLHFLFLTGFLRVSHHNWRKIGWDDEFRFYLAFVLGSIVLIVIALVFLGSYSGLGHATRAAAFQVVSLVTTTGFASEDYALWPYFAQFLILLLMFVGGCAGSTSGGLKMVRLLALVRTVRGEIWNLLHPRAILRTKLNGKVISQVSLNSMTAFFMLYVWVLFAACLVVTALGGERLDVLTTLSGVLASLSNVGPSLGSLGPTENYAWLPDSVKWIFSFCMLAGRLELYAVILLFFPSTWRR; encoded by the coding sequence TTGAGATTTAAACTTGTGGCGCGGGTTCTTTCGCTGATTTCTTTGATTGTCTCGTTATCGATGATTTTTCCCATGATTTGGGCCGTAATCGACCATACCGAGGATTTTCAAGCCTTCGCCCTGTCGTTGGTTTGTGGAATAGCGTTCAGTTTCGCGCTTTTTCACGCGGGCGCCAGGGAAGCGGATTACGAGGAACTTGGAGTTCGGGAGGCCCTTGCCGTGGTGGGGTTGTCCTGGGTGATCGCCACAGCGGTAGGAGCTTTGCCCTACGTGCTCACCGACGTTCTCCCCACCTACACGGACGCTTTTTTTGAAACGATGTCCGGCTTTACGACGACGGGTGCCACGGTCATGATCGACATTGAGAGCGCGCCCCGGGGGCTTCTGTTTTGGCGCGGCATGACCCAATGGTTGGGAGGTATGGGGATCATCGTTTTGAGCCTCGCCATTTTGCCTTTTCTGGGTGTGGGGGGAGTGGAACTCTACAAGCTCGAAGCTCCCGGCCCCATGCCGGAAAAGCTGACACCGCGTATGCAGCAGACGGCCTTGTTTCTGTGGGGAATCTACGTTCTGTTAACGGCGGTGGAAACGGTATTTTTGATGTTTGGAGGTATGAGTTTCTTCGACGCCCTCAGTCACTCCTTCACCACCATTGCCACAGGTGGATTTTCGCCTCGCGGCGCCTCCATCGCCTATTATCGGTCTCCTTACATCGAGTGGGTTGTTACGTTTTTCATGTTTTTGGGAGGGGTCAATTTTTCGCTGCACTTTCTTTTTTTGACGGGGTTTTTACGGGTAAGCCATCATAACTGGCGTAAAATAGGGTGGGATGATGAGTTTCGCTTTTACCTAGCTTTTGTTTTGGGTTCGATTGTTCTGATCGTCATAGCTCTTGTTTTTTTGGGGAGCTATTCGGGTCTGGGACACGCGACGCGGGCCGCGGCGTTTCAAGTCGTGAGCCTGGTGACAACCACCGGTTTCGCGTCGGAGGATTACGCTTTATGGCCTTATTTTGCCCAGTTTTTGATCTTGCTCCTCATGTTTGTCGGGGGGTGCGCGGGCTCCACAAGCGGAGGATTGAAGATGGTTCGGCTTTTGGCGTTGGTGCGGACCGTTCGCGGGGAGATTTGGAATCTCCTGCACCCGCGCGCTATTTTGCGCACGAAGTTGAATGGCAAGGTGATTTCTCAGGTTTCGCTCAACTCTATGACCGCTTTTTTTATGCTTTACGTGTGGGTTTTGTTTGCGGCCTGTCTGGTCGTGACCGCCTTGGGAGGCGAGCGGTTGGATGTCTTGACGACGCTTTCCGGGGTATTGGCCTCTCTGAGCAACGTAGGACCGAGCCTGGGCTCCCTGGGGCCGACCGAAAATTACGCGTGGCTTCCGGACAGCGTCAAGTGGATTTTTAGCTTTTGTATGCTTGCCGGACGGTTGGAACTTTACGCGGTGATTCTGCTGTTCTTCCCCTCCACCTGGCGGCGTTGA
- the obgE gene encoding GTPase ObgE, giving the protein MATEGSGKWGPSFLYFGVLSEVFNHLVVMRLRFVDLARIAIKAGRGGNGSLSFRREKYLPKGGPDGADGGKGGDVVLEAVGGVVTLADFEYNKRFQAGHAGHGKGAMQMGHNGEDLIIQLPQGTLVRDAETEELMADLLEPGQRFVAAKGGRGGRGNAHFTSSVRRAPRFAEKGDAGEEKTLLLELKLIADVGLVGFPNAGKSSILSAISGAKPKIAGYPFTTLSPNLGVLAVDDQQIIIADVPGLIEGAHDNKGLGHHFLRHVERTRLLVHVIDLSERDPLKDREVVLREFEAYGGSLLTRPCLVVGNKSDLPGTEDNGQALEREMERLGQRCLLTSAKNGEGIPELIREIVEMVRLHQRPSYDLPSGDLPSEALARGEVVTSLRLRGTVPLPVQVIRLTEGNGRSFRVEHANLAKTISRIDFDQEDALMKFARVLKRLKVEEALEKAGAMEGDKVYIGDVEFDFLPDRIVT; this is encoded by the coding sequence ATGGCGACGGAGGGCTCCGGAAAGTGGGGGCCTTCTTTTTTGTACTTTGGGGTTCTTTCTGAAGTTTTCAACCATTTGGTGGTGATGCGTTTGAGGTTTGTGGATCTGGCGAGAATCGCGATAAAAGCGGGTAGAGGCGGCAACGGAAGCCTGAGCTTCCGCCGTGAAAAATATCTCCCCAAGGGGGGGCCCGACGGCGCGGACGGGGGCAAGGGCGGAGATGTGGTCTTGGAGGCCGTTGGGGGAGTCGTTACCCTCGCCGATTTCGAGTACAACAAAAGGTTTCAGGCCGGTCACGCCGGTCACGGTAAGGGTGCCATGCAGATGGGCCACAACGGGGAGGATCTGATCATTCAATTGCCCCAGGGCACTCTGGTGCGCGACGCGGAGACAGAGGAGCTGATGGCGGACCTGCTGGAGCCGGGACAACGTTTTGTGGCTGCTAAAGGAGGGCGCGGAGGCCGGGGTAACGCGCATTTCACGTCCTCCGTTCGCCGCGCGCCGCGCTTTGCGGAAAAGGGCGACGCCGGAGAGGAAAAGACACTACTTCTAGAGCTGAAACTCATCGCTGACGTGGGGCTCGTGGGCTTCCCCAATGCGGGAAAATCCAGCATCCTGTCGGCCATCAGCGGAGCAAAGCCCAAGATCGCGGGCTACCCCTTCACAACCCTTTCCCCAAACCTAGGGGTCTTGGCGGTGGACGACCAACAGATTATCATTGCCGATGTTCCAGGTCTTATCGAAGGGGCTCACGATAACAAAGGACTGGGGCATCATTTTTTGAGGCACGTGGAGCGCACGCGCCTTCTGGTTCACGTGATTGATCTCTCGGAGAGGGATCCCCTGAAAGATCGGGAGGTGGTGCTCCGGGAGTTCGAGGCCTACGGCGGGAGCCTGCTGACGCGACCCTGCTTGGTGGTGGGAAACAAGAGTGATCTTCCTGGTACGGAGGACAACGGTCAGGCCTTGGAACGTGAAATGGAGCGGCTGGGTCAGAGGTGTCTTTTGACCAGCGCGAAAAACGGAGAGGGCATTCCAGAGCTGATCAGGGAAATCGTGGAAATGGTCCGGCTCCACCAGCGTCCCTCCTATGATCTTCCATCAGGTGATCTTCCATCAGAGGCGCTAGCGAGAGGGGAGGTGGTGACTTCACTCCGCTTGCGAGGTACGGTTCCCCTGCCGGTTCAGGTGATTCGCCTAACAGAGGGAAACGGGAGAAGTTTCCGGGTCGAGCACGCTAACTTGGCAAAGACTATAAGCCGCATTGACTTCGACCAGGAGGACGCTTTAATGAAATTCGCCCGGGTTCTGAAGCGTCTGAAAGTTGAAGAAGCCCTGGAAAAGGCGGGGGCGATGGAGGGAGATAAAGTTTATATTGGAGATGTCGAGTTCGACTTTCTGCCTGATAGAATAGTGACATGA
- the trkA gene encoding Trk system potassium transporter TrkA → MKIVIVGAGEVGFSVAATLAGEGHDVNMVEQNQERAAKAESELNVRVVHGNGARPQVLYEAGVREGCDVDFLVACTDRDEANILSCWIAKHAGVKRVIARARGLEFTDSSAWANDLSIDMMISPERSVAREILELLSVNTAVHTAELLGGQAAIYAFHVAAESPLVGLSLKEMRMKNSDLIAIVVYVERPDEEHLVPNGDTVLKENDLCYVVSDREQVWRLEKLFQLHSSRSLKRVFVVGGGKLGFQVAQRLETNYRGVEIRLIDHDSGHCDKLASELRRTLVLNADGADEVLLTEEGINGADGYVCATESDETNLIYGALAKSLGVHKSIAVIRRRLYLNMPEIMPIDAVVDPNEALAAVILRYIRYPGSSKALSILEKIDAEMLEVVLSEKHKLAGISLAQMGVPKGVLVALVGRGKNVFVPDGGTQLKGGDHVILFASTAQMGVAAEFFG, encoded by the coding sequence GTGAAAATTGTAATCGTCGGTGCGGGCGAGGTGGGATTCAGCGTTGCTGCCACTCTTGCCGGAGAAGGACATGACGTGAATATGGTGGAACAAAACCAAGAACGGGCCGCGAAAGCGGAAAGCGAGCTAAACGTGCGGGTGGTGCACGGCAACGGCGCGAGGCCCCAGGTGCTCTACGAGGCAGGGGTTCGGGAGGGTTGTGACGTGGACTTTCTGGTAGCTTGCACCGACCGCGACGAGGCCAATATTCTCTCTTGTTGGATCGCCAAGCACGCGGGAGTCAAGCGGGTGATCGCCCGGGCCCGAGGGCTTGAGTTTACCGACTCATCGGCCTGGGCCAATGACCTGAGCATCGACATGATGATCTCCCCTGAACGGTCCGTGGCCAGGGAGATTTTGGAGTTGTTGTCCGTCAACACCGCCGTCCACACGGCAGAACTGCTAGGGGGGCAGGCGGCCATTTACGCCTTTCACGTCGCGGCCGAGTCTCCTCTCGTGGGGCTTTCCCTGAAAGAAATGCGCATGAAAAACTCCGATCTCATCGCTATTGTCGTCTACGTGGAACGACCTGACGAGGAGCATCTCGTCCCCAACGGCGACACGGTGCTGAAGGAGAACGACCTTTGTTACGTGGTGTCTGATCGTGAACAGGTTTGGAGGTTGGAAAAGCTGTTTCAGCTTCACTCCTCTCGTTCTTTGAAGCGTGTTTTCGTTGTAGGGGGAGGAAAACTGGGTTTTCAGGTGGCTCAAAGACTGGAGACGAACTACCGAGGCGTAGAGATTCGTCTCATCGACCATGACAGCGGGCATTGCGACAAATTAGCGTCAGAGTTAAGGAGAACGTTGGTCTTGAACGCCGACGGCGCGGACGAGGTGTTATTGACGGAGGAGGGGATTAACGGCGCGGATGGCTACGTTTGTGCCACAGAATCCGACGAGACCAACCTGATCTACGGCGCCCTGGCGAAGTCATTGGGGGTTCACAAGAGCATCGCGGTGATCCGGAGGCGGCTCTATCTCAATATGCCTGAAATCATGCCCATCGACGCGGTGGTGGATCCTAACGAGGCCCTGGCGGCGGTGATTCTGCGCTATATCCGCTATCCTGGAAGTTCCAAGGCTTTGTCAATCCTTGAGAAGATCGACGCGGAGATGTTGGAGGTTGTGCTGTCGGAAAAGCACAAACTTGCGGGTATTTCTTTGGCTCAGATGGGGGTTCCCAAGGGTGTGTTGGTGGCCCTGGTAGGAAGGGGCAAGAACGTCTTCGTTCCCGACGGCGGTACGCAGCTCAAAGGTGGCGACCACGTGATCCTTTTCGCTTCGACTGCTCAAATGGGCGTCGCAGCGGAATTTTTTGGATAG
- a CDS encoding LCP family protein: MNFLKIFVIVFFVLTATVGGATWRIAEEYKRLLIVPSAETERGALESDDATPRSSLKIDSTLGTVNLLVVGLDDVDGVRRSDAIALACFDLDNQSIRMISIPRDSRVFIPGRHWDKINHAYVYGGINLLKETVMNLLNVGINYYAIINYDSFPRIINLMGGIDIYVEKKLAYTDYSAKLFINIPKGQQHMPGKTVLEYVRFRHDPLGDIGRVQRQQRVISLLLEKLKSRSLTNIASVVSEAVAAVNTDLSPRDAIKLMQFANSLPGDRIKVAMAPGKASYIGDVSYWILDITQLTPLLVADPNEESPSGLGSNGIAPGGLVRGQFVDETTVTPPGLSEETFLDLVGQIGKIGILNGDGANGLGKRASQIFQKLGVDVVYTGNARHFDYYTSNIVYPEGATESDRQAAEALARLCGISNKSLVQKNRTASMVSVILGHDKETIFKRLEGVRF, encoded by the coding sequence TTGAATTTTCTCAAGATATTCGTCATCGTATTCTTCGTTTTGACAGCGACGGTGGGAGGCGCCACGTGGCGTATCGCGGAAGAATACAAGCGGTTGCTGATCGTTCCGTCGGCTGAGACAGAGCGGGGCGCTTTAGAGTCGGACGACGCCACTCCAAGGTCCTCTCTCAAGATTGATTCTACCTTGGGAACGGTGAATCTTCTGGTCGTGGGCTTGGACGACGTGGACGGAGTTCGCCGCTCAGACGCCATTGCCCTGGCCTGCTTCGATCTGGACAACCAGTCTATTCGTATGATCTCCATCCCTAGGGACTCGCGGGTTTTCATTCCGGGGAGGCACTGGGACAAAATCAACCACGCCTACGTCTACGGGGGCATCAACCTTCTGAAAGAAACGGTGATGAACCTTCTGAATGTGGGCATCAACTATTACGCCATCATCAATTACGACAGCTTTCCACGCATCATCAATCTTATGGGAGGCATTGACATCTATGTCGAAAAGAAATTGGCTTACACGGATTACTCCGCCAAGCTCTTCATCAACATCCCCAAGGGCCAGCAGCACATGCCTGGCAAAACAGTGTTGGAATACGTGCGTTTTCGCCATGACCCTCTGGGCGACATCGGGCGCGTTCAGCGCCAGCAGCGAGTCATCTCCCTTCTCCTGGAGAAATTGAAGTCTCGGTCGCTCACCAATATTGCGTCTGTGGTCTCTGAGGCGGTGGCCGCGGTCAACACGGATCTAAGCCCCAGAGACGCCATCAAACTTATGCAATTTGCCAACTCGTTACCCGGTGATCGGATCAAGGTTGCTATGGCTCCAGGAAAGGCATCCTACATCGGGGATGTGAGCTATTGGATTCTGGACATCACCCAATTGACACCTTTGCTGGTCGCCGACCCCAACGAGGAAAGCCCCAGCGGCCTTGGCTCTAATGGCATTGCCCCTGGTGGGCTTGTAAGAGGACAGTTTGTCGATGAAACGACGGTGACGCCTCCCGGTCTGAGCGAAGAAACGTTCTTGGACCTGGTGGGGCAGATCGGCAAGATCGGCATTCTGAACGGCGACGGCGCGAACGGGCTGGGCAAACGGGCCTCCCAGATTTTCCAAAAGCTGGGGGTTGACGTGGTCTACACGGGTAACGCCCGGCACTTTGACTATTACACCTCGAACATCGTCTATCCTGAAGGTGCCACGGAAAGTGATCGTCAGGCGGCGGAAGCATTGGCGCGGCTCTGCGGCATCTCCAACAAATCGCTGGTGCAAAAAAATCGAACGGCGTCGATGGTCTCGGTCATTTTGGGACACGATAAGGAGACCATCTTCAAGCGTCTAGAAGGTGTTCGTTTTTGA